Proteins encoded together in one Neobacillus sp. FSL H8-0543 window:
- the rplM gene encoding 50S ribosomal protein L13, giving the protein MRTTFMANANNIERKWYVVDAEGQTLGRLASEVAAILRGKNKPTFTPHVDTGDHVIIINASKIHLTGNKLNDKIYYRHTMHPGGLKTRTALEMRTNYPEKMLELAIKGMLPKNSLGRQTYKKLNVYAGSEHPHQAQKPEVYTLRG; this is encoded by the coding sequence ATGCGTACAACGTTTATGGCTAATGCCAACAATATCGAACGTAAATGGTATGTCGTTGATGCTGAGGGCCAAACTCTTGGTCGTCTTGCTTCTGAAGTAGCTGCAATTTTACGTGGTAAAAACAAACCGACTTTCACACCACATGTTGACACTGGTGATCATGTTATTATTATTAACGCTTCTAAAATTCACTTAACTGGTAACAAGTTAAATGATAAGATTTACTACCGTCACACTATGCATCCAGGTGGTTTAAAAACAAGAACTGCTTTGGAAATGCGTACGAACTATCCTGAGAAAATGCTTGAGCTTGCAATTAAAGGCATGCTTCCAAAGAATTCTCTAGGTCGTCAAACTTATAAGAAGTTAAATGTCTATGCTGGTAGCGAACATCCGCACCAAGCACAAAAACCTGAAGTTTACACACTTCGCGGATAA
- the rplQ gene encoding 50S ribosomal protein L17, whose translation MAYRKLGRTSAQRKAMLRDLTTDLIINERIQTTETRAKELRSTVEKMITLGKRGDLHARRQAASYVRNEVADAENGQSALQKLFVDIAPRYQERQGGYTRIMKIGPRRGDAAPMVIIELV comes from the coding sequence ATGGCATACAGAAAGTTAGGACGCACAAGCGCACAGCGTAAAGCTATGCTTCGTGATTTAACAACTGATTTAATTATCAATGAGCGCATTCAAACAACAGAAACTCGTGCGAAGGAATTGCGCAGTACTGTTGAGAAAATGATTACTTTAGGCAAACGCGGTGATTTACATGCACGCCGTCAAGCTGCTTCTTACGTTCGTAATGAAGTTGCTGATGCTGAAAATGGTCAGAGCGCATTACAAAAATTATTCGTTGATATCGCTCCTCGTTACCAAGAGCGTCAAGGTGGATATACTCGAATTATGAAAATTGGTCCACGCCGCGGTGACGCAGCACCAATGGTTATTATCGAGTTAGTTTAA
- a CDS encoding KinB-signaling pathway activation protein translates to MTSRIWVKLFLRTLLVGGVTTAVLGFIVRWSEFQSYFTEFQIFDILSTTIWLLFMGFLFSVISQMGFFAYLTVHRFGLGIFKSVSLWNAVQVVLILFVLFDLIYLRYETFAEQGESVMPYFGLAALLLIISLIVAGFKAKQTNREAFIPALFVMIVVTVIEWVPVLRVNEKSWLLLMMFALLACNAYQLLILHKLNAESANERRRRASRSSETKTANNKIKALKSK, encoded by the coding sequence GTGACAAGTCGTATCTGGGTCAAACTGTTTCTGCGCACCCTATTAGTGGGTGGAGTAACAACAGCAGTTTTAGGATTTATCGTACGCTGGAGTGAATTTCAGTCTTATTTTACTGAATTTCAAATCTTCGATATATTATCTACTACTATCTGGTTATTATTTATGGGCTTCCTTTTTAGTGTGATTAGCCAAATGGGCTTTTTTGCTTATTTAACCGTTCACCGTTTTGGTTTAGGAATATTTAAATCAGTTTCACTATGGAATGCTGTTCAAGTGGTCCTCATTTTATTTGTTTTATTCGACCTTATTTATTTACGCTATGAGACCTTTGCCGAACAAGGAGAATCTGTTATGCCTTATTTCGGTCTAGCGGCATTACTGCTAATCATCAGTCTTATTGTGGCGGGGTTCAAAGCAAAACAAACAAACCGAGAGGCTTTCATTCCTGCCCTTTTTGTTATGATTGTAGTAACTGTAATTGAGTGGGTGCCAGTCTTGCGTGTAAATGAAAAAAGTTGGCTTCTCCTTATGATGTTTGCTTTATTGGCATGTAATGCATATCAATTATTAATCCTTCATAAATTAAATGCAGAGTCAGCAAATGAAAGAAGAAGACGGGCAAGTCGTTCAAGTGAAACAAAGACTGCAAATAACAAAATTAAAGCCTTAAAAAGCAAATGA
- the rpsI gene encoding 30S ribosomal protein S9, which produces MAQVQYYGTGRRKSSVARVRLVPGTGKVIVNGRDIEEYIPFEALRMVVNQPLVATETKGSYDVLVNVSGGGYTGQAGAIRHGIARALLLVDPEYRPTLKRAGLLTRDPRMKERKKYGLKGARRAPQFSKR; this is translated from the coding sequence TTGGCACAAGTTCAATATTATGGTACTGGTCGTCGTAAGAGCTCTGTCGCACGTGTGCGCTTAGTTCCAGGTACAGGTAAAGTTATAGTTAACGGACGTGACATTGAAGAATATATCCCATTTGAAGCTTTACGTATGGTTGTAAACCAACCATTAGTTGCTACTGAAACAAAAGGCAGCTATGATGTTCTTGTAAACGTAAGCGGCGGTGGTTATACTGGTCAAGCTGGCGCAATTCGCCACGGTATTGCTCGCGCATTACTTTTAGTTGATCCAGAATATCGTCCAACATTAAAGCGTGCAGGTCTATTAACACGTGACCCACGTATGAAAGAACGTAAGAAATACGGACTTAAAGGCGCTCGTCGTGCACCTCAGTTCTCAAAACGTTAA
- the pdaB gene encoding polysaccharide deacetylase family sporulation protein PdaB, whose amino-acid sequence MNFFLVLNGKSVKQTSLVLIAAFFTAVFLFIGNLSLAPVFSSKDGPKAVYRGEKDLALTFNIGWGDEKAEPILDTLKKENVKSATFFLSGSWAERHPDIVNRIVKEGYEIGILGYAYEDYTELEDVKIGKDIAKATEAFKKLNIKDIKLLRAPTGHFDERTLIIAERYGYTVVHWSIDSKDWTNPGVVQIVENVKKANKGDIILLHASDSAKQTSKALPEILKEINQKGLKVVTVSEMIANGDVKSQEIN is encoded by the coding sequence ATGAATTTCTTTCTAGTGTTAAATGGAAAATCGGTAAAGCAAACTTCATTGGTGTTAATTGCTGCTTTTTTTACTGCTGTTTTTCTCTTTATCGGGAATCTTTCTTTAGCTCCCGTATTTTCATCAAAGGATGGTCCAAAAGCTGTTTATCGTGGTGAAAAAGACCTTGCGCTCACATTTAATATTGGCTGGGGTGACGAAAAAGCAGAGCCCATATTGGATACCTTAAAGAAAGAGAATGTGAAGTCAGCTACCTTCTTTTTATCTGGTTCATGGGCAGAGAGGCATCCGGATATTGTCAACCGCATCGTGAAGGAAGGATATGAAATTGGAATACTTGGTTATGCATATGAGGATTACACAGAACTAGAAGATGTTAAAATCGGAAAAGACATTGCAAAAGCAACTGAAGCATTTAAAAAATTAAATATCAAAGATATTAAACTTTTGCGTGCTCCCACTGGGCATTTCGATGAGAGAACCTTAATAATTGCCGAAAGATATGGCTATACGGTTGTCCATTGGAGTATTGATTCTAAGGATTGGACTAATCCAGGAGTTGTTCAAATTGTGGAGAATGTAAAGAAGGCAAATAAAGGTGATATTATCCTTTTGCATGCATCTGATTCCGCAAAACAAACATCAAAGGCCCTTCCCGAGATTCTCAAAGAAATCAACCAGAAGGGGTTAAAGGTTGTAACTGTTTCAGAAATGATAGCTAACGGTGACGTTAAATCACAGGAAATCAATTAA
- the gerD gene encoding spore germination lipoprotein GerD, with protein MKVKNILLLLLIMVFLTSCGAAESGNGGQVDYEQTKKMVVDILKTDEGKKAIKEVMTGDEMKESLVMDQQVVTDTIQQTLTSEKATEFWKKTYNDKKFAQGVAKHMKSENEKLLKDLMNDPEYRSMMIEVFKEPEIQKEMADALKSQEYREHLQKVITETIDSPLYKVKMQELLLKTVEDMKEAEKSKKKE; from the coding sequence ATGAAGGTTAAGAATATTTTGCTCCTCCTACTCATCATGGTGTTCCTAACTAGCTGCGGTGCTGCTGAATCGGGTAATGGAGGGCAGGTAGATTATGAACAAACGAAGAAGATGGTTGTCGATATTCTAAAAACTGATGAGGGTAAGAAAGCAATTAAAGAGGTCATGACTGGTGACGAAATGAAAGAATCCTTAGTGATGGATCAACAGGTAGTTACAGATACTATCCAACAAACTCTAACTTCAGAAAAGGCAACTGAATTTTGGAAAAAAACCTATAATGATAAAAAGTTTGCGCAAGGCGTGGCAAAACACATGAAATCCGAAAATGAAAAGCTGTTAAAAGATTTGATGAATGACCCTGAGTACAGGAGCATGATGATAGAAGTTTTTAAGGAACCAGAAATACAAAAGGAAATGGCTGATGCGTTAAAAAGTCAAGAATACCGTGAGCATCTACAAAAAGTCATTACTGAGACAATAGACAGTCCTCTTTATAAGGTGAAGATGCAAGAACTGCTTTTAAAAACTGTGGAAGATATGAAAGAAGCAGAAAAAAGTAAGAAAAAAGAATAA
- a CDS encoding Mrp/NBP35 family ATP-binding protein, translating to MLTEVKVLEVLGGLKEPFLHKTLAELNAIEEVKIKEEKNHVSVKIQIAKTGTSEQLQLQTQVVNLLKEAGANTVGIRFSELPEEVLAQHRQGVSQTEEANLLTSNKTTFIAIASGKGGVGKSTVSVNLAVALARLGKKVGLIDADIYGFSVPDMMGITERPVVRGEKILPVERFGVKVISMGFFVEDNSPIIWRGPMLGKMLNSFFNEVEWGDVDYVLLDLPPGTGDVALDVHTMLPACKEIIVTTPHPTAAFVAARAGAMALKTDHEIIGVIENMAYFESKLTGEKEYVFGQGGGDKLAEDLQTEVLGRLPLNQPDWNDDDFAPSIYQEDHQIGKIYLEIAKKITSVLIK from the coding sequence ATGTTAACAGAAGTAAAAGTCCTAGAAGTATTGGGCGGCCTTAAAGAACCATTTTTACATAAAACTTTAGCGGAATTAAATGCAATTGAGGAAGTAAAGATAAAAGAAGAAAAAAACCATGTGAGTGTAAAAATACAAATTGCTAAAACAGGCACATCTGAACAATTACAGCTGCAAACACAGGTGGTAAACTTATTAAAAGAAGCTGGGGCAAATACGGTTGGTATCCGTTTCAGTGAGCTTCCTGAAGAGGTATTAGCACAACATAGACAAGGGGTAAGCCAGACAGAAGAAGCTAATCTGCTTACCTCTAATAAAACAACATTTATTGCGATTGCATCGGGTAAGGGGGGAGTGGGGAAATCCACGGTTTCCGTCAATCTCGCTGTTGCCTTAGCTCGATTAGGGAAAAAGGTAGGCTTAATTGATGCAGATATTTATGGCTTTAGTGTTCCTGATATGATGGGAATTACAGAACGCCCTGTAGTTCGGGGCGAAAAAATTCTTCCTGTTGAGCGCTTTGGTGTAAAAGTAATTTCCATGGGCTTCTTTGTAGAAGATAATTCCCCAATTATTTGGCGTGGACCAATGTTAGGCAAGATGCTTAATAGTTTCTTCAATGAAGTCGAATGGGGAGACGTTGATTACGTATTGTTAGATCTGCCGCCAGGCACGGGAGATGTGGCTTTAGATGTACACACCATGCTGCCTGCATGTAAAGAAATCATTGTAACGACCCCACATCCAACAGCTGCATTTGTAGCCGCACGTGCGGGTGCAATGGCATTGAAAACAGATCATGAAATTATTGGTGTTATTGAAAATATGGCCTATTTCGAAAGTAAATTAACTGGAGAAAAGGAATATGTATTTGGTCAAGGCGGCGGCGACAAGCTTGCCGAGGATTTACAAACCGAAGTTCTTGGGCGCCTTCCGCTTAATCAGCCAGATTGGAATGATGATGACTTTGCACCTTCCATTTATCAGGAAGATCATCAGATAGGTAAAATTTACCTCGAAATTGCTAAAAAAATAACAAGTGTCCTTATTAAGTAG
- a CDS encoding energy-coupling factor transporter transmembrane protein EcfT, whose product MMEKMIFGRYVPANSIIHRMDPRSKLTIIFLFVCVIFLANNLLTYLIIGIYTFSMLGLSRIPFRFLYAGLKPVLWLVVFTLLLQLFFTKEGSLLFEFGFVKIYEEGLRQGIFISLRFLFLILMTSLLTLTTTPIEITDGLETLLHPLKKVRFPVHEMALMMSISLRFIPTLMQETDKIMKAQIARGVEFASGPFKERIKAVIPLLIPLFVSSFKRAEELAIAMEARGYRGGEGRTKYRQLSWHLVDSLQIIFLAIITILLLLLRS is encoded by the coding sequence ATGATGGAAAAAATGATTTTCGGCAGGTATGTACCAGCAAATTCAATCATTCACCGGATGGACCCTCGTTCCAAGCTGACGATTATTTTCTTATTTGTTTGTGTTATCTTTTTAGCAAATAACTTGTTAACCTATTTGATAATTGGCATCTACACCTTTTCAATGTTAGGTTTGTCTCGGATTCCTTTCCGCTTTTTATACGCTGGTTTAAAGCCCGTTCTATGGCTGGTTGTTTTTACTTTATTACTCCAGTTGTTTTTTACAAAAGAAGGAAGTTTGCTTTTTGAATTCGGTTTTGTGAAAATTTATGAGGAGGGACTAAGACAAGGGATATTTATTTCCTTGAGATTCCTTTTCTTAATCTTAATGACATCATTGTTAACTTTAACGACAACACCAATTGAAATAACCGACGGATTAGAAACGCTGTTGCATCCGTTAAAAAAGGTGCGTTTTCCCGTTCATGAAATGGCATTAATGATGTCAATATCATTAAGGTTTATTCCAACGCTTATGCAGGAAACGGATAAGATTATGAAAGCACAGATAGCCCGCGGAGTAGAGTTTGCCAGTGGCCCGTTCAAGGAACGGATTAAGGCTGTTATTCCGTTACTTATACCTCTGTTTGTAAGCTCATTCAAACGTGCAGAGGAGCTTGCTATTGCGATGGAAGCAAGAGGGTATCGAGGCGGAGAAGGCAGAACGAAGTATCGTCAATTAAGCTGGCATCTAGTTGATTCACTTCAAATCATTTTCTTAGCAATCATTACAATACTATTATTATTATTACGTTCATAA
- a CDS encoding DNA-directed RNA polymerase subunit alpha, translating into MIEIEKPKIETVEINDDAKFGKFIVEPLERGYGTTLGNSLRRILLSSLPGAAVTSIQVDGVLHEFSTIEGVVEDVTSIILNIKKLALKIYSDEEKTLEIDVQGERVVKAGNITHDSDVEILNPDLHIATLSASGHLRMRLTAKRGRGYTPAVQNKREDQPIGVIPIDSIFTPVSRVSFQVENTRVGQMSNFDKLTLDVWTDGSTGPKEAIALGSKILTEHLNIFVGLTDEAQNAEIMIEKEEDQKEKVLEMTIEELDLSVRSYNCLKRAGINTVQELANKTEEDMMKVRNLGRKSLEEVKAKLEELGLGLRKDD; encoded by the coding sequence ATGATTGAAATAGAAAAACCAAAAATCGAAACGGTTGAGATCAACGATGATGCCAAGTTTGGTAAGTTCATCGTAGAGCCACTTGAGCGTGGATATGGTACCACTTTGGGTAACTCCTTACGTCGTATCCTATTATCTTCACTCCCAGGTGCCGCTGTTACATCGATTCAGGTCGATGGGGTGCTCCATGAGTTCTCAACAATTGAAGGCGTTGTAGAGGATGTAACATCCATCATTTTAAACATTAAAAAATTAGCGTTAAAAATCTATTCTGATGAAGAGAAAACACTTGAAATTGATGTTCAAGGTGAACGGGTAGTTAAAGCTGGAAATATCACTCATGATAGTGATGTTGAAATTTTAAATCCTGACCTTCATATTGCTACACTTTCTGCAAGTGGCCATCTTCGTATGCGATTGACGGCGAAACGCGGGCGTGGTTATACTCCTGCTGTACAAAATAAGCGAGAAGATCAACCTATAGGTGTGATTCCAATCGATTCTATTTTTACACCTGTTTCTCGTGTATCCTTTCAGGTAGAAAACACTCGTGTAGGTCAAATGTCAAATTTTGATAAGTTAACGCTAGATGTTTGGACAGATGGAAGTACTGGACCAAAAGAAGCGATTGCACTTGGTTCGAAAATTTTGACCGAGCATTTGAACATTTTCGTGGGTCTGACTGACGAAGCTCAAAATGCTGAAATCATGATTGAAAAAGAAGAGGACCAAAAAGAAAAGGTTCTTGAGATGACGATTGAAGAACTTGATTTATCAGTTCGTTCATATAATTGCTTAAAGCGTGCGGGAATCAATACTGTTCAGGAATTGGCTAACAAGACTGAAGAAGATATGATGAAAGTACGTAACTTAGGCCGCAAATCACTCGAAGAAGTGAAGGCGAAACTAGAAGAGCTTGGATTAGGCTTACGCAAGGATGACTGA
- a CDS encoding energy-coupling factor ABC transporter ATP-binding protein: MDISLRNVEYRYQANTPFERLAIEDVSIDIPSGTFMAIIGHTGSGKSTVLQHLNGLLQPTEGMVVVGEREIKAKQKNKDLKKVRQSVGIVFQFPEHQLFEETVEKDIMFGPLNFGVTVDEAKRRTRAALKQVGLHEELLEKSPFDLSGGQMRRVAIAGVLAMEPDILVLDEPTAGLDPRGRKEIMDMFYSLHKEKGLSTILVTHSMEDAARYADQIVIMQQGRVVKQGTPEEIFSSSFELIDMGLDVPEVVRFQLKLEEKMGIKLGKIYLSIDQLSSAVSDLLRRGERK; encoded by the coding sequence ATGGACATCTCGCTCAGGAATGTAGAGTACCGTTACCAGGCCAACACGCCATTTGAACGACTTGCAATTGAAGATGTTTCAATTGATATTCCTTCGGGTACCTTCATGGCTATTATTGGACATACCGGATCAGGAAAGTCCACGGTGTTACAGCATTTAAATGGACTTTTGCAGCCGACAGAAGGAATGGTTGTAGTTGGGGAACGTGAAATAAAGGCGAAGCAAAAAAACAAAGACTTAAAAAAAGTCCGTCAAAGTGTTGGAATTGTATTTCAGTTTCCTGAACATCAATTGTTTGAAGAAACTGTTGAAAAGGATATTATGTTTGGCCCGTTGAATTTTGGTGTAACTGTTGACGAAGCGAAACGTAGGACACGTGCAGCACTTAAACAAGTGGGCTTGCACGAGGAACTTTTGGAAAAATCACCCTTTGACTTGTCAGGCGGACAAATGCGACGTGTTGCTATTGCAGGTGTATTAGCTATGGAACCCGATATCCTTGTACTGGACGAGCCTACGGCTGGATTAGATCCACGGGGACGCAAGGAGATTATGGATATGTTTTATTCTCTCCATAAGGAAAAAGGGCTATCTACCATATTGGTAACCCACAGTATGGAGGACGCTGCCCGGTATGCGGATCAAATTGTCATAATGCAGCAAGGCAGAGTTGTGAAACAAGGCACGCCAGAGGAGATTTTTTCTTCTTCCTTTGAATTAATCGATATGGGACTTGATGTTCCAGAGGTTGTTCGTTTTCAACTAAAGCTTGAAGAAAAAATGGGGATTAAATTAGGTAAAATATACCTGTCCATTGACCAGTTATCATCTGCAGTTTCGGACCTTTTAAGAAGAGGTGAGCGAAAATGA
- a CDS encoding energy-coupling factor ABC transporter ATP-binding protein, which yields MNEPIVTLKNVSFQYESQDRPALDNVSFDIYEGEWLAIVGHNGSGKSTMAKLLNGLQFPQQGEINVCGIMLTEDSIWDVRKQLGMVFQNPDNQFVGTTVQDDVAFGLENHGIVRDEMVFRVNDALKKVNMDQFLDQEPHHLSGGQKQRVAIAGVLALRPSIIILDEATSMLDPRGREDVLETVRLLKEERLLTVISITHDLEEAAKADRIIVMNQGEVYREGTPEEIFSLDDELIHLGLDIPFSVKMSKAFRQKGIDFSKYYLTEEELVKELWTSRSGM from the coding sequence TTGAATGAGCCAATCGTAACCCTTAAAAATGTATCCTTTCAATATGAATCCCAAGACCGTCCTGCCCTTGATAATGTTAGCTTTGACATATACGAAGGGGAGTGGCTGGCTATTGTCGGTCATAATGGTTCAGGCAAGTCTACAATGGCAAAGCTGTTAAATGGTTTGCAATTTCCACAACAGGGAGAAATAAATGTTTGTGGCATCATGCTTACGGAAGATTCAATTTGGGATGTTCGAAAACAATTAGGAATGGTTTTTCAAAATCCAGATAATCAGTTTGTTGGCACGACCGTACAAGATGATGTGGCTTTTGGTTTAGAAAATCATGGAATTGTTAGAGATGAAATGGTCTTTAGAGTGAATGACGCCTTAAAAAAGGTGAATATGGATCAGTTTCTTGATCAAGAGCCACACCATCTTTCAGGCGGACAAAAGCAGCGAGTGGCAATTGCCGGTGTTCTTGCCTTAAGGCCGTCTATTATTATTTTAGATGAAGCGACATCGATGCTAGACCCTCGGGGGAGAGAAGATGTATTGGAAACCGTACGGCTTTTAAAAGAGGAAAGATTGCTTACGGTCATATCAATTACCCATGATTTAGAAGAGGCAGCAAAGGCAGACCGGATTATTGTAATGAATCAAGGAGAGGTATACCGCGAAGGTACCCCGGAAGAAATCTTTTCCCTAGATGATGAATTGATTCATTTAGGCTTGGATATTCCTTTCTCAGTTAAAATGAGCAAAGCCTTCCGTCAGAAGGGGATTGACTTTTCAAAGTACTATTTAACCGAAGAAGAGTTGGTGAAAGAACTATGGACATCTCGCTCAGGAATGTAG
- the cwlD gene encoding N-acetylmuramoyl-L-alanine amidase CwlD — MNMDEREGMIWVLRSRIKVIGFSVGLLILFLILQYDFTKEDTWRNWNLPLSGKIILIDPGHGGPDGGAGTEQVLEKDIALNISLKVRDYLQEQGALVIMTRNEDKDLAESDTRGYSRRKVEDLKNRLKMINDNDNDFFVSIHLNAIPSARWSGAQTFYAPHFKENARASKFIQEELRVNLENTTRKAKPINRVYILKHAKKPGVLVEVGFLSNPTEREKLRNDSYQEKVAASISQGIQRYFTNEAELIETDE, encoded by the coding sequence ATGAATATGGACGAGCGGGAAGGAATGATTTGGGTGTTAAGATCTAGAATAAAGGTCATAGGTTTTTCTGTTGGTTTGCTTATTTTATTTCTGATTTTACAATATGATTTTACTAAAGAAGACACCTGGAGAAACTGGAATCTTCCGTTGTCAGGGAAAATTATATTAATTGATCCTGGACATGGCGGACCAGATGGTGGAGCGGGTACAGAACAAGTACTTGAAAAGGATATTGCCTTAAATATTTCACTGAAGGTTCGAGACTATTTACAGGAGCAAGGAGCCCTTGTCATCATGACACGCAACGAGGATAAGGACCTGGCAGAATCAGATACTAGAGGCTACAGCAGGAGGAAGGTAGAAGATTTAAAAAACAGACTTAAAATGATTAATGACAATGATAATGATTTCTTCGTCAGTATTCACCTTAACGCCATCCCATCAGCGAGATGGAGTGGTGCACAAACCTTCTACGCCCCTCATTTTAAAGAAAATGCTCGAGCATCAAAATTCATCCAGGAGGAACTTCGGGTTAATTTAGAAAATACAACACGTAAAGCAAAGCCGATCAATCGAGTCTATATTTTAAAACATGCGAAGAAACCCGGTGTCTTAGTTGAAGTTGGTTTTCTTTCAAATCCTACTGAAAGAGAAAAATTAAGAAATGATTCATACCAGGAGAAGGTGGCTGCATCAATTAGTCAAGGAATCCAACGATACTTTACGAATGAAGCAGAATTGATAGAAACAGACGAATGA
- the truA gene encoding tRNA pseudouridine(38-40) synthase TruA, giving the protein MQRYKCIISYDGTGFSGYQVQPKKRTIQSVFEGVLEKMHKGKQVRISGSGRTDAGVHAKEQVIHFDSPLAISTERWETALNSMLPEDISVLTVEKASDTFHSRFDAIGKEYRYVLSLAKKRDPFMRNYTYHYPYPLNISAIEEACQYLLGTHDFSSFCSARTGVEDKVRTIDTIEVTVNGEQLTFRFIGNGFLYNMVRILVGTLIEVGSGNRNPEELREILKSKDRQSAGITAPAQGLYLWKVFYD; this is encoded by the coding sequence ATGCAGCGCTATAAATGTATAATTTCATATGATGGTACTGGTTTTTCGGGATATCAGGTTCAACCAAAAAAACGGACGATTCAAAGTGTATTCGAGGGCGTTTTAGAAAAAATGCATAAAGGGAAGCAAGTGAGAATATCCGGGTCTGGACGAACAGATGCCGGTGTACATGCTAAAGAGCAGGTTATTCATTTTGACTCACCCTTAGCCATTTCCACGGAGAGATGGGAAACGGCATTAAACTCTATGCTTCCAGAGGATATATCTGTCTTAACTGTAGAAAAGGCATCTGACACGTTTCATTCCCGTTTTGATGCTATTGGTAAGGAATACCGGTATGTACTCTCTCTTGCTAAAAAACGGGATCCGTTTATGCGTAACTATACTTATCATTATCCCTATCCATTAAATATATCTGCCATTGAAGAGGCATGCCAATATTTACTAGGAACCCATGATTTCTCAAGCTTTTGTTCAGCAAGAACAGGGGTGGAGGATAAAGTCCGGACGATTGATACCATCGAGGTTACAGTCAACGGGGAGCAGCTTACCTTTCGGTTTATTGGCAATGGTTTTTTATATAATATGGTTCGTATTTTGGTAGGTACTTTAATAGAAGTCGGCTCGGGAAACCGTAATCCTGAGGAATTACGTGAAATTCTAAAATCGAAAGACCGTCAATCTGCTGGTATAACGGCACCAGCGCAAGGCTTGTACCTTTGGAAGGTATTTTACGACTAG
- a CDS encoding YbaK family protein produces MNVITTFKEKKRDKQIKYERSVLKDLSIKMLKERVQHYFGGTKIASSFVMNKGIEEACYDVALEAYLLGAKLSKFGYYGESVDDVRKRCYKEEKHLIDTLYNFLLYWGHGEEGIMSESLYYSCEGYIDIWWREGFDKGQRRHKLRLH; encoded by the coding sequence GTGAATGTGATTACAACCTTCAAAGAAAAAAAACGCGATAAACAAATTAAATATGAGCGGTCTGTATTAAAGGACCTATCGATAAAAATGTTAAAAGAAAGAGTTCAACATTACTTTGGTGGTACAAAAATAGCCTCAAGTTTTGTGATGAATAAGGGAATCGAAGAAGCCTGTTATGATGTTGCACTAGAAGCCTATTTATTAGGGGCAAAATTAAGTAAATTTGGCTATTATGGAGAGAGCGTTGATGATGTTAGAAAACGCTGCTATAAAGAAGAGAAGCATTTAATTGATACCTTATATAACTTTTTACTCTATTGGGGACACGGCGAAGAAGGGATAATGTCGGAATCGCTTTATTACTCATGTGAGGGATACATTGATATTTGGTGGAGAGAAGGGTTTGACAAAGGGCAAAGGCGTCACAAGCTCCGCCTCCATTAG